The region TGTGCTTTGAGCACCTGCGCCTGACGGGCGCCGACGGTGCCGCGTTGGCCGGAAATCGTGGACACCCGCGCGTCGATCTCGGTGATACGCGTTCCCACGTTCACCCCCGATCGCAGGTCGGCGACGATGTTGTCGACAAGTGCGAACACCGAGTCGTCGCCGACACCGAACGTGTCCGCGCCGTTCGCATCGACGCGGATGGAGGTCGTTTCGCTGATGCGACGTTCCACCGGACTGCCGGTTCCGGTGAAAGTCAGGTCCGCGTTGAAAGCGACTCCGGCATCGGAGTTGCCGGCGAAGACCGTGCGGCCCAGATACTTGGTGTTCGCGGTGGTCATGAGCTCGGCGCGCAAGCTCTCGAGCTCGACCGCGATCGCCTCCTTCTGCGTCGCCGACAGCGCGCCGTCGTTGGCGCCTTGCACGGTCAGGTCTCGAACGCGCTTCATGATGTCGCCGGTCTGGCCGAGGGCCGTGTCGACGACGCTCATCCAGGAGTTGCCGTCGCTGATGTTGCGGGAGAACTGCGCGACAGCGTTCTGGGCGGAACGAACGCGGATCGAGTCGGCGGTACCGGCCGGGTCGTCGGAGGGGACGCCGATGCGCTTGAGGCTCGAGGCCGATTCCTGGAGTTTCCCCAGTGTGCCGAGGCTGAGTTGCAGGTTGCGCTGCGCGGCGACCGCGAGGCCCTGGTTGGTGACGCGATTGATCACGGGCTATCTCCCCACAAGACCGGTGCGGTTGATGAGCGTGTCGAGCATTTCGTCCACGGCGGTCAAGACGCGGGCCGCGCCGTTGTAGGCGGTCTGGAACATCTGCAGGTTCAGCTGCTCCTCGTCCATGTCGACGGCGGAGTTGGCGAGCTGGTTGCCGACGGCGGCCTTGGTCGACAGGTCGGCGAGGTTCGACTGCTGCATGCCGGACTTGGCGGCGGTGCCGATGCTCGTGACGATGGCGGACCACATGGTGTCCGGGGCGTCTTTGTCGGACTTGATCTTGGCGATCGCGGCGGCGATCGAGCCGTCTTTTCCGCCGGCGCCGGGGGCTGCATAGGCGATCCCCTTCACGTCGGTGGGGATCACGGTGAGGCCGAGAGCGGCCGGACCGGTGAGCGGCAGGGCGAAGAAGTCGCCTCCGGGCGAACCGTCTGCGCGCACGCCCCCGTTGTGGACCGCGTTGATCTTTGTGGCGAGGAACGTGGCGAATTCGTTGTAGTCGGCGGCCGCTTCGGCGAGCGCTCCACCCGTGCCCGCGGCGTTGGCACCCGACAGGCTCGACAGCGCACCGGCGATCTCGCCGCCGTCGACGCTTACGGGTACGTCGGGCCGACCGACCCAGTTCAGTTTCACAGGGTCGCCCACGGCGCCGGCGAGGGCGGTGGTTCCGGTCACCTCGAGGGCGTACGACCGGTCGCCGGACACGAGCGCGTTGCCGCCGAGGAGCACTTCGGCGGTCCCGTCGGGAAGATTGCGCAAGGTCGCGCCGCTGAGCGTTGCCATCGTGGTGGTGAGAGCGTTGCGCTGGTCGATGTACTCGTTTGCCGACCCGCCCGCGTTCAGCGTGGAGCGGATGAGCCCGTTCAGGGCCGCGACCTGGCCCGCAGCATCGTTGAGTTCGGTGACGAGTCCGGACGTCTCGGTGCGCAGTTGATCCCACTGGTTGGTAACGGCGGTGTAGCCGTCGGAGATCTGGGTGACCAGCGCACCGGACTGCTGCAGGAGAACCGCGGCCGCTGCGGGGTCACCCGCCTTGTTGCCCATGTCGCTCCAGGCCGCCCAGACATTGCTGAGCTGCTTGGAAATACCGTTGTCACCCGGCTCGTGCAGCGACGTCTGCAGGGTGCTGAGCACATTGGCGCGCACACCCCAGTAGCCGCTCGACGCCGTGGTCGAGCGCACCTTCGCGTCGAGGAAGCTATCGCCGAGGCGCTGGATCGTGGTCACCGCCACGCCCTGGCCCACCTTGACCTGCCCGGTGAGCCGGCCGACCTGGGCGAGCGAGCCCGCAGCCTCCTGCACGGCCCGTTGGCGCGTGTACCCGGTCGTGTTGACATTAACGATGTTCTGGCCGGAGACGTCGATCCCGTGTCGGGCGGCCACCAGCCCGCTGTAGGCGGTGTTCAGTCCGCTGAAGGTGCTCATCGGGGGTCCTTAAAGATTCAGGTCGAACATACGGGCGGTTGCCAGAGAGTTTTCGGTGACGCCCTTGGCGTCGTAGGTGCCGCTCGCCGAACCGTCGTGCGCGAGCGCTTCCTGCGTGGAGCGGATGGCGACGCGCAGGTACTGCACGTTGAGGTCGCGCAGCTCCTGGATCTCACGGGTCAGTTCGGTCATTGCCACGAGGTGGGCGGTCAGGATGTCCCGCCAGGTGTCATCCGTCGAGTGCACGGTGAGTTCGCGCAGCGTCGAATTCTCGTCGACGCCCCAGTCTTCGGCGAGACTCGACACCTCGATCGAGCGCGCGAGGCCGGCGTTGCGCAGCTTCTGCATCACCTGCTCGACCTCTTGCGTCGCGTACTGCAGCCAGCGGGCCTTGCCCGACGTCAGCAGCAGCTGTTCTTCGGTCAGCTTGAAGACGAGCAGCTCGAGCAGTTCACGCTCGCGCCACAGCGACGCCGACAGTTCATGCGTACCCATGACGGAATACCCTCTCTGCCTGCTTCGCGATACACCGCCAGTACGGATGTCGAGTGATCCCGGGTTCGCGTCATCAGGAACTTTCGGCAAGGGTAACCCGCCGGTTAGGAAGAATCTCGGGAAACTTCCGCTAGATCCCGGGATTAAGGGGCGAAACGCGTGAAACCAGTTCGGGGGATACCCCTTTGGGGGTGCCCCGGTTTGGGGGCGGACAGAGGTTGAGGGTTTCTCCCACCCCGCCGATAGAGTCGCAAATACCCGAATAAAGCGCGTGTTTACCCTGGCCCGCGAAGCATCACATTACGTCCAGAAACTTCGATGTTGCGTGCCAATACGCGTGCGTCGAGCAATGCCAGAAACCGCTGACGGGGGTCACGCTGTGGAACGACACGAACGCAACGCGCTGGTGGTGGAGAACCTACCGCTCGTCGGATATCTCGTATCCGAGGTGTGGGCGAAAGCCCGCCACCTCTCTCGCGACGACCTGGCCTCGGCCGGCGCCCTCGCCCTAGTCACCTCGGCGGACTCGTTCCGGCCCGAGCTCGGCATCCCGTTCGGCGCCTTCGCCCGCCGTCGCATCGTCGGCGCCTTCGCCGACGAGATGCGTTCGGAAGACTGGGCCAGCCGCGGCGCCCGTCGTCGCATCAAAGAGACCCTCGCGGTGCAGGACACCCTGACGGCCGCGCTCGGCCGCAAGCCCAAGGTCGATGAGGTCGCCGCCGCGATGGGGGTCGACCGCGAATCCGCGGCGGCCGGGATGGCGGACGCCGCCCGCGTCGTCGTCGCCCTCGACGAGACCGTCGCCGAGGCCCTCGTCGCCGAGGCCGCCCTGCCGGAAGAGACGCTGCTCTCCGCCGAGCGGCTCGCCTACCTGCACTCCGCGGTCGACGCCCTGCCCGAGAAGATGCGGGTCGTCATCGAGGCGATCTACTTCGACGACAAGACGGTGAAAGACATCGCGGAAGAATCGGGCACGACCCACTCCGCCGTCTCGCAGCTGCGCTCCGAGGCCGTGCGGCTGCTGCGCGACGGGCTCGAGACGCACTACTCCGACGGGGCCGCCGAGTACACGCCGGTCTCCCGCGTCGCCGTCTCCAGCCGAAGCGCGTACCTCGCCAGGATGGCGGAGCACGCCATGGCCACGTCGGTGCGCGACCGCGGCGTCGTGCACACGGAAGCCGCGGCATCCTGAGCCTGTAAAAAAAGATTTATCGCCCGCCTAACGCCATCAGGCGGGCGGCCGATAGCTAGAAGTATCAGCCCATGGATGGGCCGATGCACTCAAACCCAATCACGGAGGAAAACATCATGGGTATGCAGATCAACACCAACATTTCGGCACTCAACTCGTACCGGAACCTCTCCAACACGCAGAACGACCTGTCGAAGTCGCTGGAGAAGCTTTCCAGCGGCCTCCGCATCAACCGCGCAGCGGACGATGCAGCCGGTCTCGCCATCTCCGAGGGTCTGCGCTCGCAGGTCTCCGGCCTCAAGGTCGCCGCCCGCAACGCTCAGGATGGCATCTCCGTCATCCAGACCGCTGAAGGTGGACTCACCGAGACCACGTCGATCCTCCAGCGTCTTCGCGACCTCGCTGTTCAGGCCGGTAACGACTCGAACAACGCCGACTCGCGCGCCGCGATCAGCACGGAAGCAAACGCTCTCGTGTCGGAGCTCGACCGCATCTCGAAGTCGACCAACTTCAACGGCATCAACCTGCTCGACGGTTCGGCCGGAACTCTCAAGTTCCAGGTCGGCGCTGACGGCGACGCCAGCAGCCAGATCGGCGTCAGCCTGACGTCGGCCAACGTCGCAACGGTCGCCAGCGCGCTGAGCGTCGGCAACACCGGCACGACCTTCGCCTCCAACACGGCCACCGCCCTGCTCGCCACCGGCGCGCAGGCGTTCACCTTCACCGAGGGAACCACGACGAGCCTCGTCACGGTCAACTTCGCGGGTGCGGCCGGAACGCTGAAGACGGTCGACGACGTGGCAGCGAAGCTGAACGCCGACGCCGGCTTCTCGGCCAAGGCTGTCGCGAGCGTCACCTACGACGCTGCCGGAGTTGCCAACGGCATCAACGTGAAGTCGCTCACCGGTGGAACCGTCGCCGTCGCCGACCCCGGCACCGGCTTCTCGGCCGCAGGCACCGCCGGTACGACGGGAGCGCTGAGCTTCACGACCGCTGCCGGCGCACAGTCGGCGATCACGCTGCTCGACGCGCAGATCAAGAACATCTCGTCGGCTCGCGCCGACCTGGGTGCTTCGCAGAACCGCTTCGAGTCGACGATCAACTCGCTCAACGTCTCGGCGGAGAACCTCACCGCTGCGGAGTCGCGTATCCGCGACACCGACATGGCGAGCGAGATGGTCAACTACACCCGCGCGAACATCCTGTCGCAGGCCGGTACCGCCATGCTCGCGCAGGCGAACCAGTCCAACCAGGGCGTTCTGCAGCTCCTCGGCTAGTCCGACCGGGTAACAACCAACGCCCGGCGGTTCTCCGAAGAGAACTGGACGTCTTGAACGAGCGCCGCCGGGCGTTTCCCGTACCACCACAAACTTTCTTACCGCCAGCGAAGGAGAACGGCTATGGCATCGATCAGCCTCCCGGGCCTAGCGAGCGGACTCAATTCCGCAGAACTCATCAGCTCGCTGCTCGCGATCGACGCCCAGTCGCAGACGCTGATCAGAAACAAGGCGATCGTCGCAACCACGTCGGTGAGCGCGCTCCGCGGCCTCAACAGCCAGGTAGCCGCCCTCGGCACCCTCGCGACCGCGACGGCCAAGGCCGGCGGCCTCGACTTCTTCTCGGCTAGCTCCAATTCGGCGGCCGTCACCGCCACAGCGTCATCCGGGGCGTCGAACGGCACCATCGACATCGTGGTCGGCAAGCTGGCTCAGGCCCAGTCGGGTGTTACCGCCGCGATGACCGCGTGGACCGGTTCCCCGTCGATCACCATTGTCGGCGCCGACGGCAAGACCACCGGCATCTCGCCCGCATCGGCCTCCCTCGACGACGTCGTGACGGCGATCAACGCCTCCGCGGCAGGCGTGACCGCGACCAAAGTCGCCTCGGGAACCGACGCCGGCGGAGCCACCCAGTACCGGCTGCAACTGAGCGGCAAGGAAACGGGTGCGGCCGGCTCGTTCACCGTCTACGCGGGTACGGAGGCGGATGTCGCCGCCGGTACCGCCACGAACGTGCTCGCCCAACCCGGCGCCGCGACCATCCGCCTCGCGCAGGACTCCTCCGTGACGCTCTGGGCGGGAACCGCGGCGGAGCAGGTCATCACGTCGAAGAGCAACACCTTCGCCGACCTGCTCCCCGGAGTCTCCGTGACCGTCTCCGGTGTCTCGACCACCCCGGTCACCGTCTCCGTCGCCCGAGATACCGCGAAGACGAGTGCCGCGGCCGCCAAACTCGTGAGCGACCTCAACGCCACTCTGGCCTACATCTCGATCCGCACCGTCTCGACGGCGAGTACCGATGCCGAGGGGAAGCCCGTGCTTTCGGGAGGGGCTTTCACGGGAGACAGCACGACCCGCGACGTGACGAAGAAACTGTTGGACGCGGCATCCGCCCCCGTCGGCGGCCGCTCGCCCTCCGAATTCGGTATTTCGATCACCAAGACCGGCACCATGGAGTTCAACGCGGAGAAGTTCGACGCCGCGTTCGCGAAAGACCCGGTCGGCACGCAGAAGGTCGTGGCCGAGATCGCCTCGCGGATCGCCACCGCCGCCACCAACGCGTCCGACAAGACCACCGGCACCATCACCACCAAGATCACCGGCGAGCAGACCACCATCGACCAGCTCACAAAAGAGGTGGCCAAGTGGGACGACCGGCTCGCGACGCGGAAAACCAACCTGGAACGCTACTACGCGGCGTTCGAGGTGAGCATGGGCAACCTGAACGCCCAGATGACCTGGCTGACTTCCCAAGTAGATGCACTGAAGGCCTCGAAGGACTGATCATGACCATGTACGCGAATGCCCAGCAGCAGCGCAACCGGTACGCCGCGGACGCCGTCATGTCGGCCTCCCCCGCCCGGCTGCTCACCATGCTCTACGACCGCCTGCTGCTCGATCTGAGTCGAGCCGAGTCGGCCCACGAGACCGGTTCGTGGTCCGTGGCATCCGACAACCTGCTGCACGCGCAAGACATCATCACCGAGCTGACGTCGTCGCTCAAGCCCGAACTCTGGGACGGCGGGGATCGCCTGCTCGCCCTGTACAACTATGTGTCGGGCGCACTCATCGACGCGAACGTCAAGCGCGATACAGCCCGCATCCGCGAGAGCATCGGTCTGCTCGAGCCGCTGCGTCAGGCCTGGCACGAGGCGGCGGCAGAACTCGTCGTGTCGCAGCCGGCCGCGCCGCGTGCGGCCGCGGCGGGCGGGATGCTGGGCGTTGCCTGATCCCGCCGAGTACGCGAGCTGGACCGCGGCGCTCGCCGACTTGCACGCCTACGCACGAGCGGCACGCGACCCCGATTCGACAGCGGATGACGCGACCACCGCCATTTGGACGCCGCCGATCCACCTCGGTCCGCTGCCCGTAGAGCTCCGCGAACGCGCGGAGAGTCTGCTCGCCGAACAGCGGGTTTCCGCGCGCACCCTCGACGAGCTGCACCGCGTGACCGGCCGGCACCTCTCCGCGGTGCGCGCCGTGCCGCAGCTCGCCGACCGCCAGTCGGTCTACCTCGACGTCACGGGCTGAGGATTTAGCCGCGCTCTCCTAACGGGAGGCCGTGGGCAGCCGATAGCTAGTCGGTGAGAGCACGGATTGCTCACCATCAGGCCACGGATCGGCCACTTCGTTTCTTGTAATGAGAAGACGGACAAAGTGCTCGAATCTGTGACCTCCGCTGCACTGAGCAGCGCGCTCGACGGCCTGGCCCTGCGCCAGCGCGCGATCGCGAGCAACATCGCGAACGTCAACACCCCCGGCTACACGGCGAAGCGCGTGCTCTTCGAAGACGCCCTCGCCAAGTCGGTCGAGAACGGCGACGGCGACGTCACGGCGGTCACCGCGCGCGCGCTCGAGCCCACGCGCCTCGACGGCAACAACGTCAACCTCGACACCGAGACCCTGTCCAACGTCGACACCGTGCTGCGCTTCCAGTTCGCCAGCCAGGCCATCGGCGGCCAGTTCACCGCACTGCGCACGGCGATGAGGACCAACTGATGACTTTCGACGCGATCGGCATCGCGAGCACCGGCATGACACTGCACCGCAAGTGGCTCGACTCGGTCTCCGACAACCTGTCCAACATCAACACCGTCAAGGCCACGACCGACGACGCGTTCCAGGCCCGCTATGTCGTCGCCCAGGAGGGCGAGGGCACCTCCGGCGTCTACGTGCAGGGCGCCGCCTTCGGTTCCGCCGAGGGCCGCCTCGTGCACGAGCCCGACCACCCGCTCGCCGACGCCGACGGCTACGTGCGTTACCCCGACATCGACCTCGCCTCGCAGATGGGCCAGCTGATCATGGCCCAGCGTGGCTACCAAGCCAGCGCAGCGGTCGTCGACCGCGCGAAGGAAAGCTACCAGGCCGCCCTCCAGATCGGACGCAACTGATGGACCCGCTCGCAATCTCCCCGGTGCAGGGCACGACAGGCACCGGCTACCTTCCCAGCGTCGGAGGGGTGCAGTCCACCGACGGCTCCGGCTTCGCCAGCTCGCTCACCGGCGCCGTCGAGAACGTGCAGCAGTTGCAGGACGCCTCGAGCGACCTCGCGATCAAGGCCGTCACGGGCGACCTCGAAGACATCCACAACGCGACGATCGCGTCGTCGCGTGCCGCCGTCACCCTCGAACTCGTCGCCGCCGTGCGTAACAAGGGCGTCGACGCGTTCACCGAGATCATGAGGATGCAGGCCTGATGCCCCGCCAAGTCACCTCCGCGTTCCGCAACTTCGCGAACGCCGTCCGCGAATTCACCGTCGCACAGCGCACCGTCGCGATCATCGGCATCGCCGTGCTCGCGCTCGGCATCATCGCCTTGGGCATGTGGGCGACGAAGCCGTCGTACACCCCGCTCTTCTCCGGTCTCAGCGGGGAGGACGCCAACACCCTGGTCGAGCAGCTGCGCGGCGAGGGCGTCCCCTACGAACTCTCCAACGGCGGCGCCACGATCATGGTGCCGGAGGAGAACGTCTACGACCAGCGTCTCAAGGCCGCGGCCGCGGGCCTCCCCTCGTCGACGACGGGCGGCTACTCGCTGCTCGACTCGATGGGGGTCACCGCCTCGGAGTTCCAGCAGGACGTGACCTACAAGCGTGCCCTCGAGGGCGAGCTCGCCAAGACCATCTCGGCGCTCGAAGGCGTCAAGACGGCCTCGGTGCGCCTCGCCATCCCCGAGGAGACGGTCTTCGTCTCGGAGAAGAACGACCCGACCGCGTCGGTGTTCGTGGAGACCCAGAGCGGTGTCACCCTCACCTCCGACCAGGTGCAGGCCATCGTGCACCTCACGAGCGCCTCGATCGACGGCATGGACCCGACCGACGTCGCCGTGGTCGACTCCGACGGTTCCGTGCTCTCCGCCGTGGGTGAGGGCGCTACCGGCGGTGCCGACCAGCAGGTCTCCGACTACGAGGCGGGCATCCGCGCCTCGGTGCAGTCGATGCTCGACAAGATGGTCGGCGCCGGCAACGCGACCGTGGTGGTCGCGGCCGACATGAGCCGCGAATCGGCCGAGCGGGTGGAAGAAACTTTCACCTCGCCCGAAGACCCGCTCGCCCTCAGCGAGTCGGCGACGGTCGACAGCACCGGGGCCGGCGGCCAGACCGCGGCCGGCGTGCTCGGACCGGACAACATCGCGGTTCCGGGAACCGCCGAGGCCGCCGACGGCGAGACGAGCTCGAGCCTGACGCGCAACAACGCGGTGAACAAGGTCACCGAATCCACCAGCATCCCGGCGGGCGTGCTCACGCGCAAGACCATCTCGGTGGCGCTGAACCAGGGCGCGGCTAAGGGACTGAACATGGCCGGTGTCACCGACCTGGTGGCCACCGCCGCGGGCATCGACGAGGAGCGCGGAGACGTCGTCACCGTCGAGGTCGTGCCGTTCAACGGGGCGGGAGCCGCGGAGGCCACCGAGGCGCTCGCCGCAGCGGCCGCAGAGGCGGAAGCCGACCGCTTCGCCGACCTCATCCGCACCGCCGTCATCGCACTCGCGATCGCGCTGCCCATCATCGTCGCCCTCGCGATCTTCGCCGCCCGGTCGAAGCGCCGCAAGCAGGACATCGAGGAGGCCGCCGACCTCGCCGACCTGCGTTCGATCCTCAACGACACGCAGCCGACGGCCGCGCTCACCACCCCCGCCTACACGGCGATCCCGACGGTTCCCACGTCGCCGCTGCTCATCGAGCCGAACGCGATCGACCGCACCCGCGCCGAGATCGACGCGCTCGCCGCGCAGGACCCGCACCGCGCCGCTGAGTTCCTGCGCGGCCTGATGGACGGCCAGCGCGCGTGACTGACGTCGCCGCCGCCCTGAGCGGAACCCAGAAGGTCGCGGTCGTGCTCATGAGCATGGACCAGGAGGCCGCCGCCGGGGTGATGAAGCAGTTCACCGAGGCGGAGGCCGAGGAGATTGCCGGCGAGATCATCAAGCTGCGCCGCGTCGAATCCAGCGTGGCCGACGAGGTCATGACCGAGTACCTCGACCTCACCGTGAAGGGCGGCTGGAGCTCGCGCGGCGGCAAGGACTTCGCCAACAGCCTGCTCGAGGCCAGCTTCGGCGCCGAGCGCGCCGGCGACCTGATGAACCGCGTCGCCTCCAACATGGCCGGCAAGGCCTTCGAGTTTCTCGACAGCGTCGAGTCGGGCCAGATCGTGACCCTGATGGACGGCGAACTGCCGCAGACCATCGCCCTCGTTCTCGCGCACATGCGCCCCGACCACGCCGCGCCGGTGCTCGCGGCCCTCGACGACGACGTGCGCAGCGAGGTCGCCCAGAGCATCGGCATGATGGGGACCGCGATCCCCGAGGCGGTGCGGATCGTCGCCGACACTCTCAAGCTGCGCGCGGGTGCCGTCGTGTCATCCGGCGAATCCATGGACGTCGTGGGCGGCATCCAACCGCTCGTCGAGATCATCAACCGGGCCGACATCTCCACCGAGAAGGCCCTGCTCGAACGGCTCGACGAGATCGACCCCGAGCTCGCCGAAGAGGTGCGCTCGCGCATGCTCACCTTCGCCGACATCGTGAAGCTCGAGCGTCGCGACGTGCAGCAGGTGCTGCGCGGCATCGACACCGCGGTGCTCGCGGTCGCCATGAAGGGCACCACCGAGGCCGTCACCGAGGTCATCAAGACCAACCTCTCCGAGCGCAACCGGGAGCTGCTCGACGACGAGACAAAGTCGCTCGGCCCCGTGCGCGCCTCGCAGGTGGAGGAGGCCCGCGCGGAGGTCGTGCGTGCCATCCGCGACCTCGAGGCACAGGGCAGCATCACCGTGCAGCGCGGCAGCGACGAGGACGAATATGTCCAGTGAGACCGGGTTCTCGACCCTGAGCTATCCCGCCCTGCGCAGCGTCGCGGGCGAGACCCGCGACGACAGCGCACGCATCGCCGGGCACGCCGCCGGCTACGCGGCCGGGCTGCGCGAGGCGGAAGAGCGCGTGGCCGCTCGCATCGCCGAGCTCGAGGCGGAGACCGCGGCGTCGATCGCCCACGGCCGGGCGAGGATCGACCTTGCCGTAGCCGTGCTCGATTCCGCCGCCGCCGCCCTCGACGCCCGCACGGTGCCGGTGCTCGAGGCCGCAGGCGGCGCGCTCGCCGAGGGCGCCCTGCAGATCGCGGAGGCCGTGATCGGCTCGGAGTTCGCCGACGGAGCGGTTGCCGCGCGTTCCGCGCTGCACCGCGCTCTCGACTCCGTCGACGTCGGGCTGGTGCGCACCGTGCGCCTGAACCCGACCGACCTCGCGACCCTCGGCCCCGAGGTGCTCGCGGCGACCGGCGTGACGTTCACCCCCGACCCGACCCTGGCCCGCGGCGACGCCGTGACCGAGTTCCCCGACGGCTACCTTGACGCGCGAATCGGCACCGCCGTCGCGCGCGTGAAGACGGCCATCGAGGAGGCACGGTCGTGACCACACTGCTGCCGCCCGCCCTCCGCACCGCCGTGGGCGCCGGGCGTCCGCAGCGCGTCGGGATCGTGTCATCCATTCTGGGTCTCGGCGTCGAGGTGACGGGTCTCGACTGCGCGATCGGCGACCTCGTGACGATCGGCGACGACGCGTCCGTCGTGGCCGAGGTGATCGCCACCGGCCGCAACGGACTGCGCTGCATGCCTCTCAACCGGCTCACCGGCATCAGCGCCGGCGCGCCGGTCCGTGCCCAAGGCGCCCCCGTTCTCGTTCCCACCGGCGCCGGTCTCTTCGGCCGGGTCGTCGACGGCCTCGGCCGCCCGATCGACGGCAAGGGTCCCCTCATCGTCGACGGCTACGTGCCGATCGACAACGAGAGCCCGTCGGCGATGGACCGCGCGCGCATCGACACCCCGCTGCAGCTCGGCGTGCGCGTGCTCGACACGCTCACCACCGTCGGCCGCGGGCAGCGCATGGGCCTGTTCGCCGGCTCCGGCGTGGGCAAGTCGTCGCTGCTCTCGATGATCGCAAGGGGCACGGATGCCGAGGTGTCGGTCATCGCGCTGGTCGGCGAGCGGGGTCGCGAAGTGCGCGAATTCCTCGAAGACGACCTCGGGCCCGAGGGCCTCGCCCGCTCGATCGTGGTCGTCTCCACCTCCGACGAACCGGCCATGATGCGCCTGCGCGCGGCCTTCCTCGCCACCCGCATCGCCGA is a window of Conyzicola nivalis DNA encoding:
- a CDS encoding flagellar protein FlgN — its product is MGTHELSASLWRERELLELLVFKLTEEQLLLTSGKARWLQYATQEVEQVMQKLRNAGLARSIEVSSLAEDWGVDENSTLRELTVHSTDDTWRDILTAHLVAMTELTREIQELRDLNVQYLRVAIRSTQEALAHDGSASGTYDAKGVTENSLATARMFDLNL
- a CDS encoding flagellar basal body rod protein FlgB; its protein translation is MLESVTSAALSSALDGLALRQRAIASNIANVNTPGYTAKRVLFEDALAKSVENGDGDVTAVTARALEPTRLDGNNVNLDTETLSNVDTVLRFQFASQAIGGQFTALRTAMRTN
- a CDS encoding sigma-70 family RNA polymerase sigma factor; translated protein: MERHERNALVVENLPLVGYLVSEVWAKARHLSRDDLASAGALALVTSADSFRPELGIPFGAFARRRIVGAFADEMRSEDWASRGARRRIKETLAVQDTLTAALGRKPKVDEVAAAMGVDRESAAAGMADAARVVVALDETVAEALVAEAALPEETLLSAERLAYLHSAVDALPEKMRVVIEAIYFDDKTVKDIAEESGTTHSAVSQLRSEAVRLLRDGLETHYSDGAAEYTPVSRVAVSSRSAYLARMAEHAMATSVRDRGVVHTEAAAS
- the fliS gene encoding flagellar export chaperone FliS, which translates into the protein MTMYANAQQQRNRYAADAVMSASPARLLTMLYDRLLLDLSRAESAHETGSWSVASDNLLHAQDIITELTSSLKPELWDGGDRLLALYNYVSGALIDANVKRDTARIRESIGLLEPLRQAWHEAAAELVVSQPAAPRAAAAGGMLGVA
- the fliD gene encoding flagellar filament capping protein FliD, which codes for MASISLPGLASGLNSAELISSLLAIDAQSQTLIRNKAIVATTSVSALRGLNSQVAALGTLATATAKAGGLDFFSASSNSAAVTATASSGASNGTIDIVVGKLAQAQSGVTAAMTAWTGSPSITIVGADGKTTGISPASASLDDVVTAINASAAGVTATKVASGTDAGGATQYRLQLSGKETGAAGSFTVYAGTEADVAAGTATNVLAQPGAATIRLAQDSSVTLWAGTAAEQVITSKSNTFADLLPGVSVTVSGVSTTPVTVSVARDTAKTSAAAAKLVSDLNATLAYISIRTVSTASTDAEGKPVLSGGAFTGDSTTRDVTKKLLDAASAPVGGRSPSEFGISITKTGTMEFNAEKFDAAFAKDPVGTQKVVAEIASRIATAATNASDKTTGTITTKITGEQTTIDQLTKEVAKWDDRLATRKTNLERYYAAFEVSMGNLNAQMTWLTSQVDALKASKD
- the fliE gene encoding flagellar hook-basal body complex protein FliE → MDPLAISPVQGTTGTGYLPSVGGVQSTDGSGFASSLTGAVENVQQLQDASSDLAIKAVTGDLEDIHNATIASSRAAVTLELVAAVRNKGVDAFTEIMRMQA
- a CDS encoding flagellin N-terminal helical domain-containing protein, which gives rise to MHSNPITEENIMGMQINTNISALNSYRNLSNTQNDLSKSLEKLSSGLRINRAADDAAGLAISEGLRSQVSGLKVAARNAQDGISVIQTAEGGLTETTSILQRLRDLAVQAGNDSNNADSRAAISTEANALVSELDRISKSTNFNGINLLDGSAGTLKFQVGADGDASSQIGVSLTSANVATVASALSVGNTGTTFASNTATALLATGAQAFTFTEGTTTSLVTVNFAGAAGTLKTVDDVAAKLNADAGFSAKAVASVTYDAAGVANGINVKSLTGGTVAVADPGTGFSAAGTAGTTGALSFTTAAGAQSAITLLDAQIKNISSARADLGASQNRFESTINSLNVSAENLTAAESRIRDTDMASEMVNYTRANILSQAGTAMLAQANQSNQGVLQLLG
- a CDS encoding flagellar basal body rod protein FlgC — protein: MTFDAIGIASTGMTLHRKWLDSVSDNLSNINTVKATTDDAFQARYVVAQEGEGTSGVYVQGAAFGSAEGRLVHEPDHPLADADGYVRYPDIDLASQMGQLIMAQRGYQASAAVVDRAKESYQAALQIGRN
- the flgK gene encoding flagellar hook-associated protein FlgK, producing the protein MSTFSGLNTAYSGLVAARHGIDVSGQNIVNVNTTGYTRQRAVQEAAGSLAQVGRLTGQVKVGQGVAVTTIQRLGDSFLDAKVRSTTASSGYWGVRANVLSTLQTSLHEPGDNGISKQLSNVWAAWSDMGNKAGDPAAAAVLLQQSGALVTQISDGYTAVTNQWDQLRTETSGLVTELNDAAGQVAALNGLIRSTLNAGGSANEYIDQRNALTTTMATLSGATLRNLPDGTAEVLLGGNALVSGDRSYALEVTGTTALAGAVGDPVKLNWVGRPDVPVSVDGGEIAGALSSLSGANAAGTGGALAEAAADYNEFATFLATKINAVHNGGVRADGSPGGDFFALPLTGPAALGLTVIPTDVKGIAYAAPGAGGKDGSIAAAIAKIKSDKDAPDTMWSAIVTSIGTAAKSGMQQSNLADLSTKAAVGNQLANSAVDMDEEQLNLQMFQTAYNGAARVLTAVDEMLDTLINRTGLVGR
- the flgL gene encoding flagellar hook-associated protein FlgL; translated protein: MINRVTNQGLAVAAQRNLQLSLGTLGKLQESASSLKRIGVPSDDPAGTADSIRVRSAQNAVAQFSRNISDGNSWMSVVDTALGQTGDIMKRVRDLTVQGANDGALSATQKEAIAVELESLRAELMTTANTKYLGRTVFAGNSDAGVAFNADLTFTGTGSPVERRISETTSIRVDANGADTFGVGDDSVFALVDNIVADLRSGVNVGTRITEIDARVSTISGQRGTVGARQAQVLKAQGANMSESVSLEAQRAEIEDVDLGKAILDLKAQEVSYQAALAVTARALQPSLMDFLS